One genomic region from Pseudobacteriovorax antillogorgiicola encodes:
- a CDS encoding ankyrin repeat domain-containing protein, producing MKFSLKPVWALLPFVFVANNGHGGVNKTLDIDVFPDRVHDVADIEAHPIVFDCQLGVDKLLEGDGSNFLSPRMSIIKMDHKNHTLVSYDSEGKMFIFTGYTDDFQWEPFASTYQQDVQNDWDALGAFIDLQRVSGRQYQGYLLADLYNYIPEYFDEEESTALDLSCTYIEDQQGNAGLNSLMQAALFGDTNRIRSLLSQGDFDVNSQTTDGFSALMFAVMNRYTKSAQLLLNAGADVNLRNRFGNDVLNYAVHLKHHKLIGMLSEAGATGGARSLLGESALTLAIKNGFEQTLIKKSLVSRDSLPYIIELLSPAQLLSFLGIGLDIEARKEVEDRYAFNGATALHIAARNNNLEQVKILVEAGADIESKRGKGPAIQNNQGEWVYSEYQGNPLYYTNDLAVAGYLLGKGAQFVVNSGFSPLHEAMNYKSVELIRFMMNQGQFDIKAVDYIGRDFLTCIMNNLSRWRPDYQEKLDIIEDLVALGADARAVSAYGNTALFEAARSNELELAKLFIDLGAQVNIVNASWRNTPYAVAKSYGYEDMVKLLLNAGADPEL from the coding sequence ATGAAATTTAGTTTAAAGCCTGTATGGGCTCTACTCCCCTTTGTCTTTGTTGCCAATAATGGGCATGGAGGTGTTAATAAAACACTAGACATTGATGTGTTTCCCGATAGGGTCCACGATGTTGCAGATATTGAAGCCCATCCGATAGTTTTTGACTGTCAACTAGGTGTTGATAAGTTGCTAGAAGGTGATGGCTCCAACTTTCTAAGTCCTAGAATGAGCATTATCAAAATGGATCATAAAAATCACACTCTAGTGTCCTACGATAGTGAAGGCAAAATGTTCATTTTCACTGGCTATACAGACGACTTCCAATGGGAGCCATTTGCTAGTACCTATCAGCAGGATGTCCAAAACGATTGGGATGCTTTGGGAGCTTTCATAGATTTACAAAGGGTGAGTGGCAGACAATACCAAGGGTATCTTCTTGCAGACCTATATAACTACATTCCTGAGTATTTTGATGAAGAAGAGTCTACTGCCTTAGATCTAAGTTGTACTTACATTGAAGATCAGCAAGGCAATGCAGGGCTTAATTCACTTATGCAAGCCGCACTATTCGGAGATACGAATCGTATAAGATCTCTCCTTAGTCAAGGTGATTTTGATGTTAATTCACAAACAACTGATGGTTTCTCAGCTCTTATGTTCGCTGTTATGAATAGATATACGAAATCAGCACAACTGCTATTAAATGCAGGAGCTGATGTAAATCTTCGCAATCGCTTTGGCAACGATGTCTTAAACTATGCCGTCCACTTGAAGCACCATAAGCTTATTGGGATGCTGTCTGAAGCCGGTGCAACAGGAGGTGCCAGATCTTTGTTAGGGGAGTCAGCCTTGACGTTAGCGATCAAGAATGGCTTTGAACAAACCCTCATCAAAAAGAGTTTGGTTTCAAGAGATAGCCTGCCCTACATCATTGAATTGTTAAGTCCGGCGCAGCTACTTAGTTTTCTCGGAATCGGATTAGATATAGAAGCTAGGAAAGAAGTGGAAGATAGATACGCATTTAACGGTGCTACTGCTCTTCATATTGCAGCTCGTAACAATAACCTTGAACAGGTTAAAATTCTAGTCGAGGCTGGTGCTGATATTGAATCAAAAAGAGGTAAAGGTCCAGCCATTCAGAACAATCAAGGTGAATGGGTTTACTCAGAATACCAAGGGAACCCTCTATACTATACTAATGACCTAGCTGTTGCTGGATATCTCTTAGGAAAGGGAGCCCAGTTTGTAGTAAATAGTGGTTTCTCACCACTCCATGAGGCCATGAATTATAAAAGTGTTGAACTGATTCGATTTATGATGAATCAAGGGCAGTTCGATATCAAAGCAGTCGATTACATTGGTCGCGACTTCTTAACTTGTATTATGAATAATTTATCGCGATGGCGTCCTGACTACCAAGAAAAATTAGATATAATCGAAGATCTTGTAGCTCTTGGGGCTGATGCGAGAGCGGTTTCAGCCTATGGAAATACAGCACTTTTTGAAGCAGCTAGGTCTAATGAGCTAGAGCTTGCTAAACTATTTATAGATCTGGGGGCTCAAGTTAATATTGTTAATGCTAGCTGGAGAAACACTCCATATGCCGTTGCAAAAAGTTACGGGTATGAGGATATGGTTAAACTGCTTTTAAATGCTGGAGCAGACCCGGAGCTTTAA
- a CDS encoding glutathione S-transferase family protein — protein sequence MLKLIVYPKGPDPKLINPSPFCAKSEVFLRMAHVEHKIEEFAGNPAKFAKKKLPVLEIKPGEYICDSYFIQKYLENQFSAKLDQHLSPDMHAEGFAFTKMLEEFFYWALLHERWFIDENWVKLRDSYFGHIPAILRKFLAGMIRKSSFKSAWGHGMSRHSDQDILSLGSECLKHLAHYLGQKPYILGDQVSSYDATSYAFIASVLHSHLGPELRKSAESYHYLRDYDQRMYQRVFEGQSATQEEPSRRQAKS from the coding sequence ATGCTAAAGTTAATAGTCTATCCTAAAGGCCCCGACCCGAAACTCATAAATCCAAGCCCTTTTTGTGCTAAAAGCGAAGTATTTCTCCGAATGGCTCACGTGGAGCACAAGATTGAGGAATTCGCAGGCAATCCTGCAAAGTTTGCCAAGAAGAAGCTTCCGGTCTTAGAAATCAAGCCTGGTGAGTATATCTGCGACTCATACTTCATCCAGAAGTATCTGGAAAACCAATTTTCGGCCAAGCTCGATCAACACCTATCCCCTGACATGCACGCTGAGGGATTCGCCTTTACTAAGATGCTAGAGGAGTTTTTCTACTGGGCTCTCCTTCACGAACGGTGGTTTATCGACGAAAATTGGGTGAAGCTCCGAGACTCATACTTTGGCCATATTCCGGCAATCCTTCGAAAATTTCTCGCTGGCATGATCCGCAAATCCAGTTTCAAATCTGCTTGGGGCCATGGAATGAGTCGCCATAGCGATCAGGATATATTAAGTCTTGGGTCCGAATGTCTCAAGCACTTGGCACATTACCTGGGCCAAAAGCCTTACATTCTGGGAGATCAAGTAAGTAGCTACGATGCAACAAGCTATGCATTTATCGCTAGTGTGCTTCACTCTCATCTGGGCCCTGAGCTACGCAAGTCTGCTGAGTCTTACCATTATCTTCGAGATTACGATCAGCGGATGTATCAGCGCGTATTTGAAGGTCAGTCAGCCACTCAAGAGGAGCCATCGCGGCGTCAAGCCAAGTCTTGA